From Paraglaciecola sp. L1A13:
TTGATCCGTCTGCCCGTAAACAGGAACAATCACAACAGCAATTTGATATTGCCGATACCAATCAAGATGGGACGGTTAGCGCAACTGAGTTTATGGAGGCACTCACTACACAAGGTGTTGAAAGTACTAAGTCTGCTGATATGTTCAGTAATATGGACGGCAATGGCGACGGCAATCTATCTCAAGATGAGCACAATAAAGCCGTACAGGAACGCGACCAAAAAATGGAGCAGATAATGGCACGTATGGACGGGGAAATCAGTCTATATGGGGAACCAGATGCTAGCAAAGAGTCTCAGTTTGATTCTTTTAAAACCATGTTATCTTCTATCGCTAATGACACTAAAGATCAAGATACAGCAACTCGGCTAAATGATTTGTTAGTGGAATTAAAAAACGATGGTTATTCAAAAGACGGTGTGCAACGTTCAGTTGAATTAATGAATAAAGTCGCCCCACCGATCAATACCTCCGCATAAAAAGTGAGTTGTCCGTAGATACCGTTTTATCTGATAAAACATCAACCATGCCTATAAAACCGCGGTTGATGTTTTAGCTTAAGGCATTTACTGCTCAGCTAGCGCATTGCATTATCAACACATATCACGATATGAGTATGATTACTCGTTACCGCATAATCCCACCCATCGATTGCAAAAAACAGTGCCTATGCGAAATACTCGTTGTTCTACCCAACCTCGCCTGTGTTCATAGCTTTGACCCGTTAACTTATCTTCTCAACATAAAAATTGAACGCCGTACACGGCGGGAAACACCATGGTAACAGTGAGTATCGAGTAAACCGTCTTTTTAAAGGTGGGTGTCGCAATAAATTTTCTTTTTATACCTTTTATTTGCGCGTCGGCGTACAAAACCCAAACCAGCTAAACCGACACCGAAGAGTAAAAAAGAGGCAGGCTCTGGGACTGCGACTGATTTATATAGCCATACCCCAAAACTGACATCACTAAAATTTGTTTGTATAGGTGAAAATTCGACTATACCACCACCTGTCCCACTGTCTTGAACATAGGCAACGTAAGCTAGATTGGTACTTGGTATACCTGCTCTGGTAATACCAGAAAGCACACTAAAATATTCCGCCCCGGTTGCCCATGCTTCTGTATCTGAAAATAGCCCAGTGTCATTCGGGTCAATTTCAGTATGGATCAATTCATCAGCCCAAGTGCTATTGGCTTCTGCGAAAGTACTATTTGTATCAAAATAACCAGCCGAGATAATATTTAATCCATAAAACAGCTCTGCGACATCAGTATTTGTAGCCCAAGTCCATCCAGTGAAGTCAACACTATTGAAAACGCTGTCACACTTGCCTGAAATTGCATCACACACATTATTAATTGTTAATTGATCATATGTAAAAGATTGTCCTGAAGTATCTAAAAGTTGCCGCCAATTTTTATCACCGATAATGACCGCGTGACTTGGTAACACACAAACCGACAAAACTAAAAAAAAAAGTGATTTCTTCATTTCTTTATTCCTTTTTATATTTTTCCTAACTGCTAATAAGTGTCATTTTAAAGTACTATTTTTCGCATTTTTCAAATAACACAGGATTCTAACGAATCTTCTCATAACCTTTGTCGAAACGATAATATAGATATACACGATGCTATTTTATGTTGTTTATCGAGAAGGGTATTTTCACATAAAAAACATTAGATAATAATATCACGCGTGACGGTCTTATCTTATTTGGGGTGATAACGAAACTCCCAATTTAACAAAGCATCTATCAAAAAGATCAATAAGCGATAAAGCTGAAAAAAATAAAGTCCCTATTGGAAGCGCAATTAGTTAGTACTTAGCCGTAAACCCATTTTCAGTCTTTAGGCTTTAACGGTTAAATATGGTGTATAACTCAAGTTATAGGCAGCTTTATGTTAGGTGATATGTTCAAAGGTGCTGAAAATGTGTTTGTGATTCAGGCTTGTTGCAGCAGGCTCTTGCGCTTAGCTTCACCATCCCTCGTGTAAGTTGATTATCTGTGTGCTGTTTGAATTATTTTGACGTTGGCTCACGCCTTTAACCATTAACAGGACATCCATGATAATGACGTTCAAAGCAACGACATTATTATTTCAGTTATCGTGGATGTTTTGCTCAGTCTTGTTTGAAAAAGCGAGGGGTTAACATGAACGTCCTGTTAACCCT
This genomic window contains:
- a CDS encoding EF-hand domain-containing protein — its product is MSIMSIGGGVDPSARKQEQSQQQFDIADTNQDGTVSATEFMEALTTQGVESTKSADMFSNMDGNGDGNLSQDEHNKAVQERDQKMEQIMARMDGEISLYGEPDASKESQFDSFKTMLSSIANDTKDQDTATRLNDLLVELKNDGYSKDGVQRSVELMNKVAPPINTSA
- a CDS encoding PEP-CTERM sorting domain-containing protein, which translates into the protein MKKSLFFLVLSVCVLPSHAVIIGDKNWRQLLDTSGQSFTYDQLTINNVCDAISGKCDSVFNSVDFTGWTWATNTDVAELFYGLNIISAGYFDTNSTFAEANSTWADELIHTEIDPNDTGLFSDTEAWATGAEYFSVLSGITRAGIPSTNLAYVAYVQDSGTGGGIVEFSPIQTNFSDVSFGVWLYKSVAVPEPASFLLFGVGLAGLGFVRRRANKRYKKKIYCDTHL